CTGCTAACGGGATTTCTCAACAGATAACCTGATGCTGCTTCTTCCTGGAACCAGATAAATCATCATCCAATATTTAATCACAAAAGGGTGGGTGCTCAAACTTTAGATCAGCAATAAGGAGTTCAAAGAAAGGTAAAGCAAAAAACAATCTCCCTGAGCCAAATGGATACAATTCGAAGCTTTTTTAAGTCTTTCTATACCAAGCTAATTActgataggttaaaaaaaaaatgcagcacgCTTATAAAAACCAGGCTGCTTCCATAAAGCCAGTGCTTACTAATGTTAGCGTATCGAAGGGGGAAAACGTGGCTGTTTTAAAGCAATACacttaaaatttccaaaaacagCCTATGAGAAATAGCACTTCTTAAACAAGTTAGgcataaaaaaattaccaaaacttaTTATAGTCACAACCGCACTCTTTGGAGCAGTACTTAGAaagtcccattttttaaaaaatgaataaatacatggcAAACCTTTGCTTTGTTCTCACCAAGTTCCTCCTCCCTTGTTAAGAGCACAAATAACTCCTGGGTTGGGGCTTCAACTGACAAAAGAGACAGACATGCAGAGTGTGCTCCTCAGTGTGGCTGCAGAAAAGGTTAATTGAAGGAAGTGCAATGATGGAGATTAGGCAAAACTGTGGCAAATATGTACTCACCATAACAACTATAATTTAGTCCAAAAAGAGTGAACCGTCCTGTACCCAAAATCTAACTGTAAATGGGGGTAAAAAGGGACAACTGGTAATCTGTGCGTTTTATCTTGGTTTTAATATAGGAAGGATAATGCGTTCTTTAGATTATCAACATTAAACAGGCTTTAGAAACAAAATTCTACTTGATATTTTGACAAACCCACCCTACATTCCTTAGGTTAATCTCTGCGCTAATTTTTACACTACTAATCATTGCACTGCTATCGCTAAATTAAATATCAGTTTATGTAGTGTTGCTTGAAAGATCAACAAATAGCAAGGTCTATGCTTACCTAAAAAGGagcttttgaaaataaaggaagaaagcaatAATGTTCCAAATAAATGGCACTGGGCAAAATACAGAGAAGAGACAACACTGTAGGCAGAGTACCAGGGGCCCACTGGTTTCTCTTACGTGGTAAAACGCTTGAGACTATCAGACTTCCCTCCAAACTTTCAGCTTCTACATAGTGTGAGATGTTATAACTGGCATGAAGGATAAATGCTTTTAGGCAAAAGTAAAAATCCACATACAAAGTGAAACAGCAAAATCTGTAGTGACTTTCTGTAGAAGGCTCTCTTCTGGGGTGGTGACACCCTTTAGCTCAAATCCAGGATAGATGAAATTGATACACAGCATATTGATACAGTAGCAATCCTTTCATACACTCTTACTAAGTATTATAAAGttccaaaaatacataaatattccTTGTACCATGCATTATGCACTCGAGTTTGGGGCTGACTGATGAAGTCCTGGTTACTATTTTAGCAGTTAAACATTGCACCTCGAAAGTTCTGCCATCTTCACGCAGTGGATGAACACAATGGTGGGGGCTCTGGAGAGATGGCAAACTACCTCTCAAGTGAGAAGTTTGTGATGGAGTGTCTCCAAATTAGAGGAGAGGGGAACGTGGGGCAGGGGAGGTAGGCGGggtaaaagaattttaaaataatactgctTAGGAGCGTGTATTTAAAGATAGCTACTATACCTGTCTATCCCTTATCCTAACCTGGAATAACAGCATGTTCATGCAAAGTAACATTTCTACCAGACAGGAAGAGGAGCAGTCTGTTAGGAAAAGCATGTATTCTTAGTCAGGGGAAGACGTGAAGTTATCTCTCTTGTAGGTGATATTTTACTTGGTGAGTCTTTTGGCCACATCACTGTAGGCTATTTCCACCTCCTTATCGCTGGGACAGGTGTTGGTGAACTCGTCCCGACTGTAAGCATTAGTTAAGTATCTCCAGATGCCGGTCATGCCTTTCGGAATATCAAAGTTGCGGTATTTTTTGGCCACCACctgaaatacaaagagaacaAAAGTGAGCATTTATTTTCCGTGTCTTGCAAACCAGACACATCTCTGATTTTAGAGCAAACTAATTCTGTGACTCTCTGAGAACCACttctatttgaaaagaaatctgTCACCTTCATTCTAACTAGAGTTTTAAATAATGATAAGGACTATAAACTACACCAGAGATTCAGAAGAGTGACAGTGGCTGGGACAGCCTGCCTTGGTCATCCAGAGAGACGGCCGAGTGCAATCACTGGATAAACACTTTAAAACATACACACTATTTTAGATCTATttttcttgatcttgatcttgaTTGCACAACTAGCGTTCACTACTATTctatttagcacagtgcctcaaACCATcaacgctcaataaatattttttgccttGAATACAAAAAGCCAGGTGATCACAGAACAGAATTTGACGATATAAGTTGGTGTAGCAAACTCCAGTTCAAAGCCACCTGTTCCATCTTTGAATTTGTCTGCAGTcgcagagaaagataaatgacaTTCCTCTTTCTCATACGCCTCAATTTTAAGacataattttccatttaactaACTGTAGGGTGTTTCAACTGTTGCCTAAACAGCATTAAGTTACTCTATTTGGGGGGTTCCCGGTCATATGTCAGAAGACGAGGCAAGCTCTGTGCACAGAGGAAACGCCGTCTCAGTAAACAGGCCACCAGCCCACCGAGAGTGCCGTGCACGCAGGCCCACCTTGACAATGTGCAGTTTGGGGAGCAGGTTGCAGTCCGCCAAGGTCATTTCATTGCCATCCAGAAATTTACGTGTGGAAAACTTAATGTCCTCCATACTGTTCTCATCAATTTCATCAGGAAGTGGAGAATTCAGATACTCATCCAGTTTCTGCAGGGTTTTCAAGAGACCCCTCTCCAACGCTGAAAGAAAGACGGGAATTCTATAAGAAGGCAAATCACCCAAGCCCCAGAGCAGAGGCATTGCTCTGCCAGTCAATCCCTGTGTGACTCCAAGCCCggagaacaagacagacaaggttcTCACTCTCCAAGGGGCCAGGGACGAGACAGACAAACTTGCtcagataaacataaaaacaagCGTGATAGTTTCAAAGAGTGCTATCTGTTAAAACCTGTTAATAACTAAATGCCCCACAGACGAACACTTTATGGGCCAATACAGTTTGTGTTTAAACTGGAAAAATGAGTGAGAAAAGGCAaacctaggggccggcccagtggcgcagtggggggccggcccagtggcgcagtggttaagtttgcatgttctgcttcagcggcccggggttcactggtttggatcccggatgccgacatggcactgcttgggaagccatgctgtgctaggcatcccacatataaagtagaggaagatgggcacggatgttagctcagggccagtcttcctcagcaaaaagaggagcattggcggcagatgttagctcaaggctaatctgcctcaaaaaaaaaaaaaaggcaaacctaTTATTTCAAATCTAGAGAAGAAAGTCTTGCTGAGTCAGAGATTCTTGCTCTCAATTTTAAATCCTGCTCCCCTAGACATATGTGGATTTATCACCACGAAAGGTGTTAAACTGCAACACAAACAATCCAAGCAGAAAACCTGGAGCTGCTGCACCATCTCAGAATACACACGAAGTCAAGAACAGTACCGTCTTATAGTAACATGAGAAACACAGAGGTCAGATCAGAGTGTCATTTACAACACTAAACTGGCCGCCTCTTTAGCCAAATGGATTAAGATGCTATAATTATTATGATTCAGAAGAAGTGGGACAAAGCCACCCGTTTATCTGGAAAGTCAAGGGTAGTGACCCTCAGCAGAGGGCCAGTGGGCAGGTCATTAGAAAGGAATATGGAATAACAGTAGAGAGATCTATTATCTCTTATCCTTTACCTTCCGACTCCACCTTCCCTTCCCACTCTCAGGAGAGATGAGCCCCACTGATGATTACAGTACTTGGCCACAAAAGAAGGGCAAATAGCATGAGGTGACACAATCCATATATTTGCAAGTTTGAATAAAGTTGGATTTACAGAAAAAGGCAGTTTTACATGTTGCCTATTAGATATTTCACCAGCAACATAATATATCCTAAAACAATACCTCTTCCCAAGTCCTCCCACCCACTCATCCCTTGGTCCCTTCACTGCAGTCCAGACAACAGATGGGAGTCTCAGCCAGGGAAGAGGCTGCAGGCATCACAGGGCTGAAGGGACTTCAGACGTGCTTAGGAGACAAGACCCAAGAGAGCTCAGAAACCGAGCGAATACGGAAAAAGGAGGACAGATCTAACAAAAGATAAATTGAGCCCCTACTACGGACCAAGTCTTGTTCCAAGCATCGTTAAATTCActagtgaataaaatataaaaggctCTGAGTGGACATTTTGAGGAGCGGCAGTGGTACAGAAAAGCTGGTCACACACGCACGATCGCCAGCGTGAATGCTGGTGCATGACACACGCTTCCTCACCTCTACCAACGCTTCCCCCTTTAAACCTACTTGTAGTTTttaacatgcttttaaaaatgtatgagtTATGGTCAGTCCTTGATTTGGGCACCTTCTATTACTATTAGGTTTTTAAAgctgttaaattttttaattcaggGCTGGTTTATATTAAACTAATGGCCTACTAAATCTGaaatttcttccttctaattCTTGTTATTAAATTAACACATTAATCTTGCTTCCCCAACCATACCACGTGTTCTTTGAAGGTGAAGTCTGTGTCTTGTGCTTCTTCTGTATATCCCCTAAAATTCACGGCACTTGACCTAAGCCCACATTGGACACTTGGTCAACACCGGGCCCAGACTGAGGCCAAGAATTAAGTATAAAAGCTTTGAGTTTCTTAAATGTATGGAAAAGATTCAAAAGGAAATTACGTGAGACTGTAGAACAGACACTTTCAAAGTCAGATGAGTGAAGATATTTGTACTTGGAAGTTCTACCTTTGTGGGAAGCTGAGAATGAGGCGGGCACTGCATTTTGCTATAGAACacaatagccatttaaaaatgtcaagaagAACTGGTGATATTTTTTACTTAGGCAAATATCAAACAAACTGGAATGTGTTATGTCAAGTGATAGATGACACGATCAAAGAACTACTTATTTGATTAACAAAAGGTCACTCTAGCCATAGCCAGGATCAACCCAGTTTATTTCTTAGAGAAAACAGTAAAGCAGCAGGCACTGGGACCCAGTAAAACAAAGCTGAGGAGGTAGGAGAGCTCAGTTGCAACTGGAGAAGTGACACGGAATCaggccatttaaaaataaaaaatataaaggcaaTAAATATAACCTTTTATTAATTACATACAAGCTACTGGTGATACATATAGTCAGCGGAAATGTAAGTTTATAAATTAACAAGAAGATGCAATGTGAGAATAGCCAGGTTAGTAAGCAGTCCAGCGTATGATGAAAAACTTTTCCTGGTtgtacttaaaaggaaaaaagaggggccggtcccgtggccgagtggttaagttcgcgcgctctgctgcaggcggcccagtgtttcgttggttcgaatcctgggcgcggacatggcactgctcatcagaccacgctgaggcagcatcccacatgccacaactagaaggacccacaacgaagaatatacaactatgtaccggggggctttggggagaaaaaggaaaaaaataaaatctttaaaaaaataaaggaaaaaagcaaaaaaaaggagggagtaGAATCTCAGGACTGTAAAAGAACAAACTTAAAGATTCAATAAGCTTCCCATCAAAGGCAGTGAATACGGAATAAACACATATTTGACATGAGGACTTGTACCTTGATCAGATTACAATGAACAGAATCATGGCCTGCAAAGAAGATAATATTGCCCGAATTCAAACACTGACAGAATGTCTCAAACGGCACTGGAGTGGCATGGCAAGTTTGAGCAAGTTTATGATCTTCAACTTGCTCTAAATTAATCCTTTTCCTGAATTAATTCTCAAATGtatccaatagaaaaataaaatatcctaaaTTTACAAGGTTTGTAACATACAATGCCTATAATCCTAGATATAAGGCGtggactaaaattaaaaaaacagaaaaacattacAAGTACTGTTCTTTCTATAATTTTGGACTGAGCAAAGCACCTTCAACGAAGCTGAATTGCTGTACTTAACTAGAACGGTAGTGATTTTTCATTGTTAAGAATGTCAGAATAAAGAgtatattaattaaaacaaagaatactGCATTGGTTTGATACAATTTTTATGGATCAGCGTAGTAAGGAAtaaccaagaaaacaaagaaaaagagaagtaccAAGAGGTACTAAAGAGAATCATTCAATAAACAGAATTAAGTTTTGAAGACAAACCATCACAAAGGAATTTGAAGTtgcttaaaacaaagaaaatgttaagaTTAACCACTAGAAGGCAGCAGCAGGCCATCAGAAAGCAGCTTCTTGTCTTTTGCAATTAATAAACCACGCTATTATTCTCCAATACCCCTGCTGTAGTAACGCTGGTATCTCTAAGGGGGTATTCCAAAAGCTCTAAAAAGAATTAGTAAGTGCAATAGAGGCCATACAATCAGTCTGAAATTaattatgaaaatcaaaacaCTCTCTTCTACCTATGAGAAtatagcaaaattaaaatgactaacacacacacacacacactggggtCAGAAGTGTGGGGAAATGAATGCATTCACATTAGTGGGGATAGAAACTGGGGTAGACTTTTGCAGAACAGAACCTTCTGACCTATTTGGCATCTGGCACAAGGACAGGCACTGGCAGCACCGTTtgtcataataaaaaaaacttgAGACAATCTAGAAGTCTACAGTGAAATAGTTAAGTAAAAATCCATATTATGGACTACTAGGTAGCATTTCTAAAAAATAAGGTAGATCTGAATTTTGATATAGAAGGATTTCTACCACAGAATAGACGAAAAAGACAAGTGCtgaatgtaaatatatacataaaggcACATTTATGTACAATGTTTGCAAAATTACATAGAAAAATGAAGGATATGTATTAACTGTTGGGGAAGAGGTTATAGGATGTGCTTAAGAAGGGGCACTGAAATTGCATTATATTTATGTCGATACTATTTCAACTTTTTCAATAAGCATGCATTACTCATTACTTGTATAATTGGAATGAGTAAACACAAAGCAGAAAGCATTCAATGTAACAAGTACGTATCTGCTGTAGAAAAACCATACAACtcacaatgaagaaaacaaaaattataagcaCTTACATGgataaaactacattttaaagcTACTGCTAGTTTTAATAAAGGGTAATGTTAcacaaacaatttttaaaggcCAATAACGCATCACGGGAAAACAAGGGGAGATAATGAGCATTTAAAGATGATTAAATATGCAATTCAGTTTGCTGCAATGATGAACAATGATGAACAACCATCCTCTAATCCCAAATACTTTTCCAGAGAAAGAGACGGAGGGAGGGACAGTGGGAGACAAGTAGGGAGGGAGAATGGATCTCGAATAAAAAGGAGCTAATCAGAACCTATAGGTGTCTTGcctccatttaaaaataagaatttagacATTACAGAATACGCCTAAGGGCATATGATGGCAGACTTCATCACTGCTAAACTCATGATGGATCTCttaagaatattataaatacCAGTGGACTAATAAATTATCTATTATTACATTTGGGAGCTTAATAAATTATGTAAACTAGTGAAATCACAGAATTGAAAGAAACAGGAGATCTGGGACAGGTCATACCTGACCCACCTCCATAAAAGGAATTACccattaatttctcctttaacgCTTCAAAAGATGACACAAACTATTACTCCCAATCAACTGGGACATGTTACCAAAAGaatgatatattttatctatccatctctctctctctctctctcatcagtgtttccctttattttattatttacatcttGTTTGTTTACTTTGTACCCCAATCTAAGCATTAGCCCTTCTGTTTGGCTTTCACTAACAATACCATATAATGTAGGCATCTACTCCCTTACTTAGAATTAGGTCTTAAACTTGTCCAAACATATTggattttgcaaaatatttaatagGGTGGTAAAAGTAGTCAAAGACGTGCCCACTCTGATTTGTCATGTAAAATGACAAATCCATCTCCAGGGAAATTGTTTATCGTTTGGGGGAATGAGGTGGATCTCTAATTTCCTAAGCTTATTTAAGGCATTCCATTGCACTagacagacagataaagacaCCTGCAACCAATGTACATAAGGGGACCCAGTAAGCTCCACACTGACATGGAACACAGTCAGGAGTCGCTTCAGGACAGGTGTACATTCTCAGAAATGAttctgtcattgtgtgaacatcacagtgcccttacacaaacctagacggtacagcctgctacacacctatgTGGGTCTGTGTGGACCTAAAGAACATTAAGCGCAGGACTGTATTGTTTTCTAGTCTCACGGAAGGGACGGCCCAGGTGGGAGAGAAGTTGCTTGGCAACTGGAATTCTTATTTACCAATAGGTAATTTAATATAAAGCCTTCTAAGTTACGCACTGGGTAATCCATTATGTTGTTTGCTCTTGTTGGTTAGGCATTCTAAGGACAGTAAGTGTAGGTGGCTACTTAAGACAGTAACAAATtgataggaaaaaatagaatacaaaGTTATACTTAAATGAGTCACTTTCTCCCCCATTCCCTCCTCGCTACCCCATCCCCCAAAGCAAGtgatttttcttaaagcaaaCACATGTtattcccctctcctccccaccacgTGTCAAAAGAAATTCAACCACTCGCCAGCTTCCAAAAGCcacagggagaaataaaaacattaagacTCTAACTAAGAGAGTTCCAAGAACTATGCAGCAAGAGATGTGGGTACAAAAAGATAGGTTTATGAAAAGAACAGTCACCTGCGTGACGGAAGGGCAGAACAGAAAGGATACTGTCTGTGGACAGGAGGAGCTCCAAGGGGACCATTTACTTAGTGTATAAAAAGCTTAGGAGAAACGTTAGTCAGAAAAACAGCCAATTACTAAGGAAAATTGCTCCCAAACCCAGGCAGCTACTGGAACACATTTAATAGATGTAAGCCAGGCCTGGGCACTACGGTTTTCTCCTTTTTGCCCTTCCCTGTAGAAAAACATTTCATGCAGTGAATATTATTCCAGAAACCATTGAAATTCAATACTAAATTATCAAACgctgcaattttaaaatttaataatcaaaatataatagCTTGAGTAGCTTGGAAATCTGCCTGCTGAAATAACATAAGGAAATCAGCAagtatttccactttttaaaagatgtttattcTTGCTTAACCAGCActaacattttttccctttggtatTCTTGTTGATTTGCTGCCAATAAACTTCTACCCAAAGGAACCCCACCCGAGCTACCAAACGGTCTAAAACCGTGATGGAGGAAAGCGTCTTTGGGAGCTGGCTTTTTGGTTACTgtgatttttaatgaaatgttaaTGCTTTCACTATACAGTTTTCCCCAGAGAGAACAAAGCTTAACatcccaaagagaagaaaaacggAAATTACTGAACGGCGCAGCTAAGACAAGCTTCCTTAAACAGGATCTCTTTCGAAGAGGCTTCCCTTCACTGTACCTGAGTTTGGTAAATGAAGTAACAAGACAGTGccctttaataaataaaagaaggaaactgcGTCTGTACTTCCTAAACCATTTTCACCATGAAAATGTGACTTGTAACTAAAATCCTAGTTTTAGGATACAGAGAGATTTGGAGGTGTCTAACGGCGCTCCGAGAGCAACTCCAAAGACTGCTCTTTAAGGATAAGCAGCACACAATCCACCCGGGCTGATTTTAGGCTGCTGGCACCCAACAATAAACAAAAGACTTCCTGATAGGTTAAATTAAGCTACAGCAGTCTACTCCAAACCACCATGACCAGCCAATCCACTGTTTTTGATGCGCCGTTAATTCTTTGCCTAGCTCCCTTCGCAGTAACTTctaagaaaacaagaacaaattcatttgataaacattttatCACACACCCtatatatgctaggcactgttccaCGAGCTAGAAACACGGAAAAATGGCAAATTAAGGACTAACCCTGACTGATCATCAAATCTCTGATCAACTGCGAAAGCCAGTTTTTAATACTTACGGACTCCAAAATCTTCATTTATAAATCACCGTCCTAatagggttttttggttttgttttctgttcatttgttctttgCAAAGGTAATTTAAACGTTTGTTTTTTTTACCTTCATTAGCCTCTGGCCTTGAATTCTTGATATATGCAGAGAATTTGGCAAAGATGTCCATTCCAGCAGTATTTGATTCTGGGTGTTTTGGTGAAAGTTTTAAGTACCTAAATGGAAAAAGTGATAATGGATTACGTATCCTCCAGAAATACATTAGCATAAGTTCTCTCAATCAAGAAACCACTGTGCTAGCAGTTACTAGACATCTTTTAACAGTTATTACTCTAAGCAATGCCATCATCTGTTTTCTATGATATTTTTAAGATGTgttttttccttaggaaacaAAGCTCTGCTGTGCTTTTGTTCACATATTCATATTCTTGGCAACCGAAGGCATCCGCACTccacctccattttatagattagaatGTGGGGAAACGGCCTACTTGTTCGCAGACTTGTGCCAAACCAATGGGCGTCTTAAAAAGAGAGGCCTAGGGCAGCGCTGTCCGAGAGAACCTTCTGTGATAgcggaaatattctgtatctgaaCTGCCCAAAACGGTTGCCACGAGTGACATGTGGCTATTTGAATACGAATTTAATCACAATGAAATAAAGTCAAAATTCACTTCCTCACTTGCACCAGTCACATTTCAACTGCAGAGCTTTTTCAAATAGGAATGCCAACCAGACCCCTGGTATGCCATGCACTGAAGCAGCCCTGACAGGAGGAAAGGAGGCCAGGCTGGTCGTCCACTGTAGGTGCAGGACAAAGACAGCAGGAGGCAGGTCACTCACTTCAATCCGACACACAGGATTTTCAACACCTCCCTTAactattctctttctttgttttcaaggaagattagccctgagctaactactgccagtcctcctctttttgctgaggaagcctggccctgagctaacatccgtgcccatccccctccactttaaatgtgggacgcctgccacagcatggcgtgccaagcggtgccatgtccacacccgggatctgaaccggcgaaccccaggccgcggagatgcggaacgtgcgaacttaactgctgtgccacggggccaggccccccTCCCTTAAATATTAAGGGTGGGACTGAGCAACGGaaaaacaaaatgccacaaaTTGGGCTAAAAAGTGCTTTGTTGTGTTGTTACAGTTTTTCTACTTTGAGAAGAGACATTCATGACacaacagcttttaaaaaaaagaaaccacacaaaTATgcgttttatatatttaaatttcaaatacacaCACTCAGTGTGTATTTCTTCTCAAACTggaaaatacatgtgaaaaagCTCAACTCTTTACTCCTCCCTCAGCAGAGCCTGCTGCACTCCagggggccaggcctgggagtTCAGACTCTCAGCACCATTGGAGGAAGATGCCTCAGCTTAAAGGCCCTGCAAAATGTCAGCGGACAGTGGACTCGGGGACCTTAAGACTTTGGGAAAAACCTTACACTGAACTAGTTATTTAGATTTATTCATACACTTTATGATGCTGTCctgccatttttctttaaattaaaaatgaaagaggaggggctggccccgtggctgagtggttaagtttgcgcgctccgctgcaggcagcccagtgttttgttggttcgaatcctgggcgcggacacagcactcctcatcaagccacgctgaggcagcgtcccacatgccacaattagaaggacccacaacgaagaatatacaactatgtaccggggagctttggggagaaaaaggaaaaaaaataaaatcttaaaaatgaaagaggtattttcagaaagaaacagTTCAGTTGCAAGCTGTAGTTTCAGCTTagtttttatattcatattttttacattatttcaaaTTCAAGAGATCTATTTTCTAAATTGGACACAGTACTATATTGCTAAGGAGAATATAGAACATCGATTGCACACCTGTATGCTCAAGTTACCTCTTTTTAATATCTCTCAATTTTTAAGCTTaaagatttctcttataaatgaaattatttacataagttttTCAGTGAACAACTGTAGTAAATGAATTTCACTTGAgtttataaatataatgtatatgtatatattttttcctc
This genomic interval from Equus quagga isolate Etosha38 chromosome 5, UCLA_HA_Equagga_1.0, whole genome shotgun sequence contains the following:
- the CLIC4 gene encoding chloride intracellular channel protein 4, whose product is MALSMPLNGLKEEDKEPIIELFVKAGSDGESIGNCPFSQRLFMILWLKGVVFSVTTVDLKRKPADLQNLAPGTHPPFITFNNEVKTDVNKIEEFLEEVLCPPKYLKLSPKHPESNTAGMDIFAKFSAYIKNSRPEANEALERGLLKTLQKLDEYLNSPLPDEIDENSMEDIKFSTRKFLDGNEMTLADCNLLPKLHIVKVVAKKYRNFDIPKGMTGIWRYLTNAYSRDEFTNTCPSDKEVEIAYSDVAKRLTK